The genomic stretch CGTAGAACTCCAGCGGGTCGGGGGTGGAGTCGTACCAGACCGTCATGACCAGGTCGATGCCTTCCCGGGCCTTCGGGTCGGAGAACAGCGCCGTGTAGGCCTCGGGGGCGACCGCCTTCAGCTCGACCCTCAGGCCGATGGCCTGGCCCGCCGCCTGCACGGCGTTGGCGATGACGCCGATCTCCGGGGAGAGCGTGCTGGTCGCCATCACGATCTTCTTGCCGGTGGCGCCGGCCTCCTCGACCAGCTTCTTGGCCCCGGCGACGTCCCGGTTGAGTGCCGGGAGCTTTGCGTAGTACTCCTTGGCCGCCTCCGGCGCGATGCCCCAGGCGCCGGTGGCGCCGGGCGCCTTCGCCGGGGTGGCGACACCACCCGCGGCGGCCTTGATGATGCCGTCGCGGTCGAGCGCCATGGACAGCGCCTTACGGACCTTGACGTCACCGAGCGTGCCCTTGAGGTTGGTGGGGATCACGCTCACTGTCGTCGTGTTGGGGCCGAAGTAGAGCGTGCCGTTCGCGGCGGTGCGGAGCTTGGGGAACCCGGAGGACGGCAGCAGGTAGCCGCCGTCGACCTCGCCGGCGAGCAGCGCGTTGACGCGAGCGGCCGGGTCCGAGATGAACACGTTCTTGATCGTGTTCGCCTTCGGCGCCAGCGACGTGTCCCAGTAGCCGGCGAACTTCTTGAGGGTGATCGACTGACCCTTCTGCCAGGAGCCGAAGGAGAACGGGCCGGTGCAGTTGACGCCGACGTCCGGGGTCCCGTAGCCCTCCTTGGACAGGAAGGCGGCGCTCTCGACGGTCCCGGCGGAGGTGCCCATCTCCGCGTTGAAGAGCTGGTCGGGCTTTTTCAGGTGGACCGTGACCTCCATCGGCCCCGTCTTCTCGATCCTGTCGACGTTGCGGTAGACGGAGACCCAGTACGAGCCGACTTTGGGGTCCATGTGACGGCGCAGGCTGGCGACGACGTCGTCGGCGGTGAGTGTGGAGCCGTCGTGGAACCTCACCCCCGCGCGGATCGTGTACACCCAGCGCTTGGGGTCGGGGGATCGGGCCGCGCCGGCCAGGCCGGGCTTCACCTTCATGTCCGGAGTGATCCGCATGAGCTGCTCGCACACGTTGGCGAGCACGGTGTTGGGCGGGTAGTCGAAGGCGTACACGTAGTCGAGGGATTGCGGTTCGGCGTAGAGCGACCAGGTCACGGAGTCCACCGGGCCCTTGGCGGGTGGGGTGTCGTTGGTGATCTCGAAGGTGCCGGAGGGGCCGTCCTTGCCGGCCGGTGAGGCGCCGCAGGCAGCGACCGCGAGCGCGAGCAGTGCCGTTGTGGCAGCGAAACGGGAGGTGCGCATCAGACCACCTCTTTCGGAACGGGCCGCAACGAAAGGGTGCGGCTGGGGTGGCAGCGAGTATTCGTGAAGGAACGTTCCTGCACAAGAGCCCGATGGAACGATTCTGCAAAGCTGAGAGGGGTGGCGTAGCGTCAGGCCAGAGGACATGATGTCACTCATGAGCCAGCCAGACCGCAGGCCCAGAGTCCGCCTCGTGGACGTGGCCCGCGCTGCGGGGGTGTCCAAGACCACCGTGTCGGACGCGCTGAACGAGGCCGGACGGCTCCCTGCCGCCACCCGGGAGCACGTGCGAAGGGTGGCACGGTCCCTCGGCTATCGCCCGAACGCCGCGGCACGGTTGCTGCGCGCCGGGCATACCCGCCTGCTCGGCGTCGCGGCCCGGGAGTACGTCGAGACGCCGTGGGTCTACGCGGAGCTGGCCTACTTCACCCAGATCGTCACCGCCACGACCCAGGCGGCTCTGGCCCACGGCTACGGCGTCGTCCTGCTGCCCACATACGGGCCGGACGACTGCTGGCTGGACATGCCGCTCGACGGCGTGTTCGTCATCGACCCGGTCCAGGGAGACCCGATGGTCAGGGACTTTCTCGTGGCCGGCGTCCCCGTGGTCGCCGACCGGAGGGCGCTGGCGGAGGCCGCCGACGAGGCACGGGAGATCGGCCGGTGGGTCGACTTCGACTACGCCGCCGCCGTACGCCAGGTCCTCGACCACCTGGAAGAGGCGGGCGCCGAGCGGATCGCGGTTGCCGCGGGCGCGACCACGGCCTGCTTCCACCAGCAGACCGTCAGCGCCTACCACGACTGGTGCGCCGAGCGGCGGCGCGAACCCCGGATCTCGTTCCTCCCCGCCCCCGGAGTCCGGCAGACGCTGGACGCGGTGACGGAGTTGCTGGCCGCCCCCGTTCCGCCGGATGCGCTTTTCACCCTGGTCGAGCTCAGCCCGCCGCTCCTGCTTGACGCGATCCGCAGGCTCGGCCGATCCGTCCCCGATAACCTGCTGCTGGTCTGCGCTACGGAGGACCCGGCGGCCGGCTACACCGACCCGCCGATCAGCACGCTCGGCTTCCTGCCCGGCCAGACCGCGCAGGCGGCGGTGAACCTGCTCGTCGACTGCCTCGAAGGCCGCCCGGGCGATCTCGGCCGCCTGTTCTCGGCCGACTTCCAGGTCCGCGCGTCCTCGGTCCCTCCAGGCCGGCGACCGGCGGTGGCGAGTCTCACCCTCGGCTGACGCGCGCCCTGGACTCCCTGGGGTCGGACGCCGAACTCGGCCTTGAACAGCTTGCTGATCGCTGGGGCCCTCAAATGCCCACCGGCTCGCCACCACGGACGCGGCAGGATGGACCTGAGCGGGGCCGGTGAGGTCCAGGTGACGACCGTCTCCCCCTGCCCATCGCTACGATCTCCACCTCTATGCCGAGCCGGGCTCCGCGCTGCTCCGACATGGCCGCCGAGCCGCCCTTCGAACAGGACGCCGACATCCTTGACCCCGCCCGCACCCGCGACCTGATCCCGCCCAGTGGCACATGACCGCCGTGCCGGGCCTCGGTTCCCCGGCCGTTCACGGTGCCGACCGGCGTGGCCGACGGGCTGCCGACGGGCGTGCAGCTCATCGGCGCGCGCTTTGCCGAGGCCCTCCTCCTCGATGCCGCCAGGCCGTCGAGGACCGCACGCCGGTTGACGCCTGTCACCTGACAGGCCGCGGAAGCTGCGCCGCCATCCCGTCGAGCAGGAGTTCCAGCGCCCCCGCGTAGGCGCTGCCGATCATCGTCGCGGCCAGGGCGTCGGCGCACGCGGCGATGTTCGGGTACTCCTCTGCCGGCAGTTTCGCGTACGTCGAGCGCCACGCGTCCTCGTCCGCGGTGGCGGCGGGCTCCGGCAGCGTCCTGGCGGCGGCTTCCAGCGCAGCGAATCCCAAACTCATGTCGATGAAGCTGTGGTAGTGCCGCGCGGCCTGCCCGGGACCGAAGCCCGCCGCGCGCAGGATGCCCAGCCCCACTTCCACGGCCCTGATCTCGCTCGGGCGGCGGGTGACCCGGGCCGCCGACAGGCGCGCAGCCTCGGGATGCCGCTGGTAGGTGGCATACAGGCGGCGGCCAAGCTCGCGTAGGCTCTCCCGCCAGTCCCCGCTCGGGCGAAATCCCTCCATCGCGTGGCGGATGAGCTCGTCCGCGATTGCCAGGACGAGCTCGTCGGTGTTGCGGAAATAGCGGTAGAGCGACGAGGGATCGGCTCCCAGGGCGGCGCCCAACCGGCGCACCGACAGCGCGTCCGCGCCGTGGTGGCTCAGCAGCCGGATGGCGGTCTCCACGATCAGCTCGCGGGAGAGCACCACGCCTGACTTGGCGGGCCGCCGCCTGCGTGGTGCGCCGATGACGCGATCATTCACGCCTTCAAGCTTACGACAACACCGTTGACGGGCCAAGCGGCCCGGTAGTTCCATAGGGCCAGGCGGCGATGACAGCCCCCACGCCGAGGTTCGAGCCGTGTCGCTCGCCGCATGCAGCCTTTCCCGATTGGACCTGTCCTCCATGGCGCATCCCCATGCTGACCTGCTGTTCTCTGACGGCCCCATCCTGACCGTGGACGGAGCCCGCACCTGGGCGAGCAGTCTCGCCGTCCGTGACGGCCGGGTCGTCGCGATCGGGCATGACGACGTGAAGGAACTGGCCGGGCCCCGCACCGAGGTCGTCGACCTGCGGGGACGGCTGTTGCTCCCCGGTTTCCAGGACGCCCACGTCCATGCCGTCATGGGCGGAGAGGAACCGGGGCAGTGCGACCTGACGGGCACCACCGACCCGCAGGAGTACGCGCGCCGGATCCGCGCCTACGCCGACGCGAACCCCGGCAAGGAGTGGATCACCGGCAGCGACTGGTCCATGGAGAGCTTCGACGGCGGCACGCCCACCCGTGACCTGCTGGACACCATCGTCCCCGACCGGCCGGTCTACCTCACCAACCGCGACCACCACGGGGCGTGGGTCGGCAGCCGGGCCCTGGAGCTCGATGGCATCACCGCCGCCACCCCCGACCCGGCCAACGGCCATATCGAACGCCGCCCCGACGGCCCCCCGGCGGAACCCTCCAGGAGGGAGCCATCGCCCTGGTGGGCGCCCTCGTCCCCGCCTTACCACGGCCGACCGGCCGGCCGGGCTGCTGCGCGCGCAGGACCTGCTGCAAAGCCTCGGTATCACCGCCTGGCAGGACGCCATGGTGGCCGGCGCCGAAGGCTACCCCGACCCCTCCGACGCCCACCTCACCGCCGCCCCGCGACGGCCGGCTCACCGCCACCGTGGTGGGCGCGCTGTGGTGGGCCAGAGGTCAGGGGACGGAGCAGATCCCCGCCCTGCTGGAACAGCGCGATCGCCTCACCCGCGGCCGACTGCGCTGCGACACCGTCAAGATCATGGTGGACGCCACCCTGGCGGCCTGCACCACGGGCAGCGCGTACGTGAACCACCTCGACGACGCCGGCAGCCTTCGCCCCGGCAACCGCGCCGACCTCGTCGTCCTGGACCGCAGCCCCTTCGACGGCCCCGCCGCGGCGATCGCCGACACCCGCGTCGCCCTCACCTACGTCAGCGGCGAGCGCGTCCACACCGCACCCGCCGCCTGAAGGAAACGCACCATGCATGCCGAATCCCTCATCGGCCGCGCTCTGAGCAAGGCCATATCGACGCCCCTCTGGCTCGACACCCCCGACCGTCCGGCTCCTAGGCGACCGCTGGACGGTGAGACCACGGCGGACCTGGTCGTCGTCGGCGGCGGGTTCACGGGCCTGTGGGCCGCTGTCCGGGCCAAGGAACGAGATCCCGGGCGCGACGTCCTCCTCGTGGAGGGCGATCGCATCGCCGAGCACGCGAGCGGCCGCAACGGCGGCTTCTGCGACGCGAGCCTCACCCACGGCCGTGCCAACGGGCTCAGGCGCTGGCCCGACGAGTATGACCTCCTGGAGCGGCTCGGCGCGGAGAACTTCGCCGGCATCGCCGCGACCGTGGACAGGTACGAGATGAGCTGCGGCTTCACGCCGGGCGGCGCGCTCTCGGTGGCCACCCGCCCGCATGCGATCGCTTCCTTGGAGCCCGACGTCGCCGGGTTCCTCGACCGCGACGACGTCCGCCGCCTCGTGCGATCGCCCACCTATCTCGCCGGACGCCTCGAAACAGGGGAAGACGCGACCGTGGACCCGGCACGCATGGCCTGGGAGCTGGCCCGGGTCGCCGAAGCCCTCAAGGTGCGTATCGCCGAGCACACCCCCGTCACCCGGCTGCGGAAGCATCGCGACGGGCTGACGGTCCACAGCGGCGCGACACGGATCCACGCCGGCCAGGCCGTTCTGGCCACGAACGCGTTCACGTCACTGCTCGGCCTGCGCTCGCTCGCCGTCGTCCCCGTCTACGACTACGTGCTCGCCACGGAACCCCTTACCCCCGAACAATGGGACTCCATCGGCTGGCAGGAGCCCTACGGCATCAGCGACATCGGCCACCACTTCCACTACTACCGCCGTACCGCGGACAACCGCATCCTCTGGGGCGGCTACGACGCGATCTACCACTACGGCCGGTCCATCCGGGCCGAGCACGAGCACCGCCCTCAGACGCACCGGCTCCTGGCCCGGCACTTCTTCGAGACCTTCCCGCAGCTCAGCGGCGTCTCCTTCACCCATCGCTGGGCCGGGGTCATCGACACCTGCTCGCGCTTCTGCGCCTTCTACGGCCTCACTCACGGCGACCGCGTCGCCCACGCCGCCGGGTACACCGGCCTCGGCGTGGGAGCGTCGAGGTTCGCCGCCGACGTCATGCTCGACCTGCTGTCCGGAGCCGACACCGAGCGCACCCGCCTGCGCATGGTGCGGCAGCAGCCGGTGCCCTTCCCGCCGGAACCGCTCGCCTGGGCGGGCATCCAGCTCACCCGCCGGGCAATGGCCCGGGAGGATGATACGGGCAGGCGCACCCTGTGGCTGCGCCTGCTCGACCGCCTCGGGATGGGGTTCGCCTCATGAGGCCATCTCGTGTTCCGGTCGGCGGCACATCGGATCGGCCTGCGGCATGCCGCAGGCCATCGAGACCGTCTGGCCGCAGGCCGTGGTCCAGACGTGCGTCGTGCCCCTGCTGCGCGCCTCGTTCCGGTATGCCGCCCCCGGCACCGGGACGCCATCGCCAAGCGCTCAAGCCCCGTCTGCACCGCCCCGACCAAGGCCGCCGCGCTGGAGCGCTTCTACGAGCTGCTAGCTCCTGCCCTGCCACATCGCGGCAATCTGCCTCTTGCATACGATATGAACGTTCAAATATCGTCTGCCTTGGAAAGTTGGCGCACTGCCTCCTGCTATCCGCTCTCTTTGTATCCCTCTAGCTGGTCGGAGCTGGTTTGAACGTTCCACTTACCTATCTGAGCCAGTTCCGGGAACCGGCCGGATATGTTGACTTCGCCAGGATCGGGCCGCCCTCGCTGGCCGTAGCACGGACCGTCGCGCAGGCTGCGGAGTTGCTGGCCCACGATCCGTCCGCAGCGCTCACCAGACTGGAACTCGAGGCGAGCAGTGCACGCGCCGCCGCGGCCCGCCTGCTGAGCTGCGCCCCGCATGAGGTGGCCTTCGTCTCCTCCACCAGCCACGCGCTGTTCGCCGCCGCGGCAGGACTGGACGGCGGCGTGGTGCTCGTCCCGCGCGGCGAGTTCCCCGCCAACGTCTACCCGTGGCTGCGGTTCCAGGAACGCGGTGGCCTGCGGCCACGCTGGATCGACTCCGTCGCGATCACCGCCGACGTCCTGCGCGAGCACCTCGACGACGATGTCAGGGCGCTCGCGGTCAGCGCGGTGGACGCCACAACCGGCCACCGTGCGCCGCTGGGCGCGCTGAAGGAGGTGCTGGGCGAGGACCGGCTGCTGGTGGTGGACGCCGTCCAGGGCCTTGGCGCGGTGCCGCTGGAGGTGTTGGCGGCGGACGTGCTCGCCTGCGGCGGGCAGAAGTGGCTGCGGGCGGGCTGGGGCGCTGCATTGATGCTCGTCCGCGACCGGGTGGCTGACCGCCTCGCCCCCGGTCTGGGCGGCTGGTCGGGCGTGCAGGCTCCGTTCGGAGCCCGGCACCCCACGCCGTCCCTGGCGGGAGCCGTCGCGCACACAGCCACCAACCCCGACCTCACCGCCGTCGCCGCGCTGGGAGCCGCCATCGACCTGGTGCTCTCCGCCGGAGAAACGAACATCGCCCGGCAGATCGCCCAAACCCTGGCGAGCCTGCTGGAGGCGGCCAGGACCGCGGGCGCCGAAGTCCTGGTCCCCACCGAGCCGACCGGGATCGCGCGCGTGCGACTGCCTGGCCGCGACCCCGCGAGCACGCACGCGGCACTCGGCGCCGCCGGACTCACCACCACGCTGCGCGATGGCTGGATCCGGCTCTCCCCGCACGCCACCACCCCGGCCGACACCGCCGACCGGTTGCGCGCAGCACTCACCCCCCGAAGGGAAACACACACATGATCAACCGCCGTGGAGCCCTGGCGCTCGCCCTCACCGGTACGCTCGCCCTCGCCGCCTGTGGCGGCAAGGCGCCCGAGAAGGGCAGCGGGCCTGTCAAGATCACCGTCTGGAGTTGGAAGCCCGCTTCCGACGGCTTGGCCGCCGTCGCCAAGGATTTCGAGCAGACCCATCCCGGCATCAAGGTCGACGTCCAGGCGGTCGGCAACCCGGCCATCTGGGACAAGATCACCATTGGCATGGCCGCGGGCGGCAAGGGCCTGGCCGACGTGCTGCATATCGGCATCGACTACCTGCCCGGGTACATGGACAAGTTCCCCGGTGGCCTGGCCGACCTGCGCAAGCTGGGCGCCGACACGTACAAGGATGCCTTCGCCAAGGGCCTGTGGCCCACGGTGACCGGCAAGGACGGCGGCGTCTACGCGATGCCCTGGGAGGTCAACCCGGTCGGCTTCTTCTACCGCGCGGACCTGTTCAAGAAGGCAGGCATCGACCCGGAGAAGATCCAGACCTGGGACGACGCCATCGAGGCCGGCAAGACGCTCAAGGAGAAGACGGGCGCCTTCCTGATCGGGCTGAACAAGCCCGCGGCCGGCGGCGTGGACATGGACTTCTACCAGTCGCTGCTGCAGCAGCAGGGCGCCTTCTACTTCAACCAGCAGGGCGAGGTCACGCTCGCCTCGGCGCCGGCCATACAGGCGATGACCCTCATCAAGAAGATGAACGACGCGGGCATCGTCGCCGACACCTCCGGCGAGAACACGGCCAAGCAGCTCATCAGCGGCGGCAAGCTGGCCGTGCTGCCGTGGGCGGCCTGGGCGGTCAGCTACATCCCCGAGATGCGTCCCGAGCAGAAGGGCCTGTGGCGCGTCATGCAGCCGCCCGCGGTGACGCCGGGCGGCAAGCGCGCCGCGATCGTCAACTCCACCCATCTGTCGGTCTCGGGGAGCAGCCCGCACCAGGCGGAGGCGTTCAAGTTCGTGGAGTACGCGCTGACCAAGCCCGAGGTCATCAACAAGGTCTTCAAGGAGGGCGGCGTCTTCCCCGCGCTGACGGCGGCCTATTCCGACCCGGCGTTCACCGCGCCGCAGCCCTACTTCGGCGATCAGCCCGCGCTCAAGACCTTCGTGGACGCGCTCACCGAGGGCGCGGACGCAACCTACTACTCTGGTGACTACGCCAGGGCGCTGAAGATCGCCAGTGACGCGCAGACGAAGGTCCTGCTCAAGGGCGCCGACCCGGCCGCGGCGCTGACCGAGGCCGCCACGCTGCTGTCCCAGCAGACGAAAAGGAAGCTCGCGGGATGACACTCACACTGTCGCGCCCCGGGCGGGTGGCGGTGGGCAGGCGCTCCCTCGTCACCAAGCGGAACATCCCGTACCTGCTGGTCCTGCCCGCGCTGCTGGGCTTCGTGGGGTTCAAGGCCTATCCGATCGTGGCCGCTATGTACATCAGCCTGACCACCGGCGCGGGCGCGGCACGCAGCTTCGTCGGGCTGGACAACTACGTGCGGCTGGTGAACGACCCGCTGTTCTGGACGTCGCTGTGGAACACCGGGCTGATCCTGGTCGTCCAGGTCCCGATCATGCTGCTGCTCGCGCTGCTGCTGGCGCTTGCGCTCAACTCCTCCCTGGTACGGCTGCGCGGCCTGTGGCGGCTGGGCGTCTTCATGCCGTCGCTGACCGGTCTGGTCGCCTACGGCGTGATGTTCTCGGTGATCCTGCGCAAGGACGCGGGACTGCTCAACTGGCTGCTCAGCCTCTTCGGCGTCGACGCGATCGACTGGCTGGGCAGCCCGTTCTGGGCCCGCATCGCCATCGTCATCGCCCTCACCTGGCACTACACCGGCTACAACGCGGTGATCTACCTGGCCGGCCTGCAGAGCATCCCGAAGGACCTCTACGAGGCGGCGATGGTGGACGGCGCCGGCTCGGCTCGCAGGTTCTGGTCGATCACAGTGCCCCAGCTGCGGCCGATTCTGCTGCTGACCGTGGTCCTGTCCACGATCGGCACCCTGCAGCTGTTCGACGAGCCGTTCGTGCTGACCGGCGGCGGGCCGGACAACTCGACCCTGACGATCTCGCTGTACCTGTACCAGAACGGCTTCCGCTACTTCGACTTCGGTTACGCCGCGGCGATTGCCTACGCGCTCACGCTGATCGTGGCCGGATTCGGGATCGCGCAGATGAGGATGCAGAAACGATGAAGGGCTGGGCGCTCACCTTCGTGCTCGCCGCGGTGTTCGGCCTGTGCGTCGGCCCGTTCTACTGGCTGGCCATGGCGGCCACGCACGCCAACTCCGACATCTTCTCCTGGCCGCCGAGGTTCTACCCCGGCGACCAGTTGGTGGCCAACACGGCGAAACTGGAGGAGTCGATCGGTCTGGTCAACGTGCTGGGCAACACGCTCTTCGTCGCGGTCGTGCAGACCGCGGGGGCGATCGTGGTCTCGCTGCTGGCCGGTTACGCCTTCGCCAAGTTCCAGTTCGTCGGGCGCAACGCCTTCTTCGTGCTGCTGCTGTCGACGCTGGTCATCCCCGGCGGCGTGACCATCATCCCGATCTTCGAGATGATGAACGATTTCGGGCTGATCGACAGCTTCCCCGCGCTGATCCTGCCAAGCCTGTCCGTCCCGTTCGGCATCTTCCTGATGCGCCAGTCGCTGCTGGCCATCCCCGACGAGCTGCTCGACGCGGCCAGAGTCGACGGCGCGGGCGAGCTGCGGGTGCTGTGGCGGGTGGTGATCCCCGTCATGCGCCCGGTACTCGCGGCGCTGGCGGTCTTCCTCTTCCTCGGCGCGTGGAACGACTTCCTGTGGCCGCTGATCGCGCTGCGCACGCCGGAGATGTACACCCTGCCCGTCGCGCTGGCCACCCTGCAGGGGCTGGCCAGGACCGACTTCGGCCAGGTCATGGTGGGCACCGCGATCTCCTCGCTTCCCATGATGGTCCTCTTCCTCGTCCTCCAGAAACAGTTCATCTCCGGCCTGCTGGCCGGTGCCACGAAGGGATAAGCATGCAGGTCTGGGAGCCCTACGCGCTCGGCGAGACGACCGCGGTACGGGCCGGCGCGCTCGAGCTGGCACTGGCCGGAGCGGCCGATGCGAAGGTGACGCAAGTCGCCGACCGCACCTGGCTGATCGACGCGCCAGAGGCCACGGCCGCGCAGTGGCGAGTACCGTGCGTGCGCGTCAGCGCGTTCTGGACGCCCTTGGGCGGGACCCGCTGGGTGCCGCCGATCTGGAGCGCGCCGCTGGTGTCGAGGCTGACAGCGGGCGCGCCGGTGGTCTCCCTCATCGGTACGGCCGGCGCCAACGTCTGTACGGTTGGCCTGGCCGAACCGGTGGCCCAGGTGAGCTTCACCGGCGGGGTGATGGAGGAGACCGGCGAGTTCGTCTTCACCCTGCACGGCGACGGGCTGCGGATCCGGCTGGACCTGTCGGAGCGGCCGTTCTCGGCGGCGGTGGCCGACTTGGCGGCCTGGTGGAAGGACGACGCGAGCGACCTGCCGCCTGCGCCGGATCGTGCCCGGCTGCCGGTCTACTCGACCTGGTACAGCATGCACCAGGAGGTCACCGCCGAGTCCGTGGAACTCCAGGCACGGCTGGCCAAGGAGTTGGGCTGCGAGACGATCATCGTGGACGACGGCTGGCAGACCGCCGACCGGACGCGCGGCTACGCGTTCTGCGGTGACTGGGAGCCGAACCCGGCCGCATTCCCCGATATTCCGACGCATGTGGCTCGGGTGCGCGAGCTCGGCATGTCCTACATGCTCTGGTACGCGCTGCCGTTCGTGGGCAAGCACAACGCCGCCTTCGAGCGCTTCGAGGGCAAGTTCCTGCGTTACCTCGACCATATGGACGCCGCCGTGCTCGATCCGCGCCACCCGGAGGTACGCGAGTTCCTCATCGACCGGCTCGTCCAAGCGGTCGAGACGTGGGGCATGGACGGCCTGAAGATCGACTTCGTGGACCGCTTCGCGACCCCGGGCGGTGACCCGGCGCCCGGCGAAGGGACCGACTGCACGGATGTGGACGAAGGGGTCAGGCGACTGCTCCACGATCTGGACGCGCGGCTCCGCCGTACCAGGCCGGACGTGCTGATCGAGCATCGCCAGCCGTACACCAGCCCCGGGCTGTGGCCGTACGCGAACATGATCCGAGCGGTGGACTGCCCGCTCAGCTCTCAGGAGAATCGGCAGCGGACCGTGGACCTGCGGCTCGCCGCCGGCCCTGTGGCCGTGCACTCCGATATGATCGTCTGGCATCCCGACGAGCCCGCCGAGCAGGTGGCCGTGCATCTGATCAACGCGTTGTTCTCGGTGCCGCAGATCTCTGTGGACCTGGCGGTACAGCGGCCGGACCAACTCGCCGCGATCCGGTTCTGGCTGGGGATCTTCCACCGCTACCTGGGCACGCTCCAGCTGGGGACGCTGCGGCCCGAGCAGCCCGAGCACGGCTACCCGCTCGTGCGGGCCTACGATGATCACACCACGATCGTCGCTCGGTACGCGGCGCTGCCCGTGGACGTGCCGGAGTCCGGAGAGCTGCTCGTCGCCAACGCCGACTCCGATCCGCGCGTCGTCCTCTACGGCACCGGCTCGGCGCACGTCGAGGTGCACGACTGCGGCGGCGCCCCGGTCCGCGCGGCCACGCTCGCCCTGGAGCCCGGGGCCTGCGTCGTCGAGGTGCCCATGGGTGGCCTGCTCACGCTGAGGAGAGATTGAGTGATGACACGCCGGCCACGCACACGCGGGGTCACCATCGAGGATGTCGCGCGGGCGGCCGGCGTATCCCGCCAGACGATCTCCAACGCGCTCAA from Nonomuraea polychroma encodes the following:
- a CDS encoding carbohydrate ABC transporter permease; this translates as MTLTLSRPGRVAVGRRSLVTKRNIPYLLVLPALLGFVGFKAYPIVAAMYISLTTGAGAARSFVGLDNYVRLVNDPLFWTSLWNTGLILVVQVPIMLLLALLLALALNSSLVRLRGLWRLGVFMPSLTGLVAYGVMFSVILRKDAGLLNWLLSLFGVDAIDWLGSPFWARIAIVIALTWHYTGYNAVIYLAGLQSIPKDLYEAAMVDGAGSARRFWSITVPQLRPILLLTVVLSTIGTLQLFDEPFVLTGGGPDNSTLTISLYLYQNGFRYFDFGYAAAIAYALTLIVAGFGIAQMRMQKR
- a CDS encoding carbohydrate ABC transporter permease: MKGWALTFVLAAVFGLCVGPFYWLAMAATHANSDIFSWPPRFYPGDQLVANTAKLEESIGLVNVLGNTLFVAVVQTAGAIVVSLLAGYAFAKFQFVGRNAFFVLLLSTLVIPGGVTIIPIFEMMNDFGLIDSFPALILPSLSVPFGIFLMRQSLLAIPDELLDAARVDGAGELRVLWRVVIPVMRPVLAALAVFLFLGAWNDFLWPLIALRTPEMYTLPVALATLQGLARTDFGQVMVGTAISSLPMMVLFLVLQKQFISGLLAGATKG
- a CDS encoding glycoside hydrolase family 36 protein → MQVWEPYALGETTAVRAGALELALAGAADAKVTQVADRTWLIDAPEATAAQWRVPCVRVSAFWTPLGGTRWVPPIWSAPLVSRLTAGAPVVSLIGTAGANVCTVGLAEPVAQVSFTGGVMEETGEFVFTLHGDGLRIRLDLSERPFSAAVADLAAWWKDDASDLPPAPDRARLPVYSTWYSMHQEVTAESVELQARLAKELGCETIIVDDGWQTADRTRGYAFCGDWEPNPAAFPDIPTHVARVRELGMSYMLWYALPFVGKHNAAFERFEGKFLRYLDHMDAAVLDPRHPEVREFLIDRLVQAVETWGMDGLKIDFVDRFATPGGDPAPGEGTDCTDVDEGVRRLLHDLDARLRRTRPDVLIEHRQPYTSPGLWPYANMIRAVDCPLSSQENRQRTVDLRLAAGPVAVHSDMIVWHPDEPAEQVAVHLINALFSVPQISVDLAVQRPDQLAAIRFWLGIFHRYLGTLQLGTLRPEQPEHGYPLVRAYDDHTTIVARYAALPVDVPESGELLVANADSDPRVVLYGTGSAHVEVHDCGGAPVRAATLALEPGACVVEVPMGGLLTLRRD